One region of Acanthopagrus latus isolate v.2019 chromosome 24, fAcaLat1.1, whole genome shotgun sequence genomic DNA includes:
- the LOC119014920 gene encoding beta-1,3-galactosyltransferase 1-like, which translates to MPSKVSCLYLLTVVCWASALWYLSVSRPSTSYVGQLNIPIRKAPKVNKNSTFSNIRTRSLNPHDFGYLINEDKKCEAEPPFLVILISTTHKEFDARQAIRETWGDESTFPDVRVVTLFLLGRSTDSVLNQMVEQESQIFHDIVVEDFIDSYHNLTLKTLMGMRWVATFCAKAQYVLKTDSDIFVNMENLIYNLLKPTTKPRRRYFTGYVINGGPIRDMRSKWYMPRDLYPESKYPPFCSGTGYIFSADVAELIYKTSLHTRLLHLEDVYVGVCLRKLGIHPFQNSGFNHWKMAYSLCRYRRVVTVHQISPEEMHRIWNDMTSKKHLKC; encoded by the coding sequence ATGCCTTCTAAGGTCTCCTGCTTATACTTGCTGACAGTGGTTTGCTGGGCCAGCGCTCTGTGGTACCTGAGTGTGTCCCGCCCCTCCACTTCCTACGTGGGCCAGCTGAACATCCCCATACGCAAAGCACCCAAGGTGAACAAGAACTCCACCTTCAGTAACATCCGCACGCGCTCGCTCAACCCGCACGACTTTGGCTACCTCATCAATGAGGACAAGAAGTGCGAGGCGGAGCCTCCCTTCCTCGTCATCCTCATCAGCACCACCCACAAGGAATTTGACGCCCGTCAGGCCATCAGAGAGACATGGGGTGACGAGAGCACGTTTCCAGATGTGCGTGTTGTCACGCTCTTCCTGTTGGGCCGCAGCACCGACTCTGTCCTGAACCAGATGGTGGAGCAGGAGAGTCAGATCTTCCATGACATTGTAGTGGAGGATTTTATCGACTCTTACCACAACCTGACGCTCAAGACGCTGATGGGCATGCGCTGGGTGGCCACATTTTGTGCAAAGGCTCAATATGTCCTCAAGACGGACAGTGACATCTTTGTCAACATGGAGAACCTCATCTACAACCTCCTGAAGCCCACCACCAAGCCCAGGAGGAGGTACTTCACCGGCTACGTCATCAACGGTGGGCCAATCAGAGACATGCGCAGCAAGTGGTACATGCCCAGGGATCTGTACCCAGAGAGCAAGTACCCGCCCTTCTGCTCCGGCACCGGATACATCTTCTCAGCCGACGTGGCCGAGCTCATATACAAGACCTCCTTACACACCAGGCTGCTGCACCTGGAGGACGTGTACGTCGGCGTGTGCCTGCGGAAGCTGGGCATCCACCCGTTCCAGAACAGCGGCTTCAACCACTGGAAGATGGCGTACAGCCTTTGTCGCTACCGCCGGGTCGTCACCGTGCACCAGATCTCCCCCGAGGAGATGCACCGCATCTGGAACGACATGACCAGCAAGAAACACCTGAAATGTTAG